The Benincasa hispida cultivar B227 chromosome 11, ASM972705v1, whole genome shotgun sequence genome has a segment encoding these proteins:
- the LOC120090547 gene encoding uncharacterized mitochondrial protein AtMg00860-like codes for MAIFFDYLKDSVEFFMDDFSVYEQTYEVYLNNLEKILKRCEETNLVLNWEKCDFMVKKGIVLGHKVSKDGLEVDKTKIEVIEKLPPPANVKAIRSFLGHAGFYRCFVKDFSNIAQPLSALMEAKRTFDFDDQCLNAFKILKNALTTAPVLIASD; via the coding sequence atggctaTCTTTTTCGATTATCTTAAAGATTCTGTGGAAtttttcatggacgacttctcggtGTATGAGCAAACATACGAAGTCTATCTCAACAATCTAGAGAAGATACtaaagagatgtgaagagacgaacctcgtGCTAAATTGGGAGAAATGTGACTTCATGGTGAAGAAAGgtattgtgcttgggcacaaagtctccaaggaTGGGCTGGAGGTGGACAAGACAAAGATTGAGGtgattgaaaagcttccacctccagcaaatgtgaaggctaTTAGGAGCTTCTTAGGACATGCTGGCTTTTATAGATGTTTTGTGAAAGACTTTTCAAACATTGCAcaaccactgagtgcgttgatggAGGCAAAAAGAACGTTTGACTTCGATGAccaatgcctcaacgcattcaagatATTGAAGAACGCATTAACAACTGCACCTGTGTTGATCGCATCAGACTAA